Proteins from a single region of Parambassis ranga chromosome 16, fParRan2.1, whole genome shotgun sequence:
- the mios gene encoding GATOR2 complex protein MIOS, producing the protein MSGSKPDILWSPHHPDRYVICDSELGLYRIGPVGSAETKAGTLPLSEETAATLLAINSDTPYMKCVAWYPKHEPECLLAVGQANGRVVLTSLGQSHNSACKELVGKEFVPKHARQCNTLAWNPVDSNLLAAGLDKHRADFSVLIWDISSKFAPETSVVAEKIRLSSVDFDSSSVVTKPLYELGQNDACLSLCWLLRDPKLLLAGMHRNLAIFDLRNTSQKTFVNTKAIQGVTVDPHFHDRVASFFEGQVAIWDLRKFEKPVLTLSEQPKPLTKVAWCPTRTGLLATLTRDSNIIRLYDMQHTPTPIGDETEPTIIERSVQPCESQIGSFAWHPSSQNRMVVVSAANRVMTDFTVFERISLAWSSTTSLMWACGRHLYDCVEDSPEGLESMIEKDIATKMRQRAQSRYGHDTVQVWRNHLLAGGKDPQLKSLWYDLFYMKQCAEDMELKLQGNKQSVVYSGIKNIIKTSSGTTESRRCWSGSERQTDVLRYHSEERCLALRLCGWISRGPDTDVETFLRSLEQEQEWERAAAVALFNLDIRRAIQIMNKGATAEKGDLNLNVVAMALSGYTDEKSSLWREMCSSLRLQLKNPYLCIMFAFLTSEPGSYDGVLYESSVAVRDRVAFASMFLSDAQLPRYIDKLTNDMKEAGNLEGILLTGLTKDGVDLMESYVDRTGDVQTASFCMLKGSPGEVLKDPRVQCWIENYRNLLDAWRFWHKRAEFDIHRGKLDPSSKPLAQVFVSCNFCGKSISYSCSAMPHQGRGFSQYGVSGSPTKSKVTSCPGCRKPLPRCALCLMNMGTPVSNCPGTGKSDEKVDLTRENKLAQFNNWFTWCHNCRHGGHAGHMLSWFRDHTECPVSACTCKCMQLDTTGNLVPSDSS; encoded by the exons ATGAGTGGTTCAAAGCCGGACATACTGTGGTCTCCTCACCACCCGGACCGATATGTCATCTGTGACTCTGAACTGGGACTGTATCGCATTGGACCTGTGGGCAGTGCAGAAACAAAGGCTGGCACTCTCCCACTCTCTGAAGAAACTGCTGCTACTTTACTGGCTATTAACTCTGACACCCCTTATATGAAATGTGTGGCCTGGTACCCAAAGCACGAGCCTGAGTGTTTACTTGCTGTGGGCCAAGCTAATGGCAGAGTTGTGCTCACCAGCTTAGGCCAGAGCCACAATTCTGCATGTAAAGAGCTGGTTGGGAAGGAGTTTGTGCCCAAACACGCTCGTCAATGCAACACTTTAGCCTGGAACCCTGTAGACAGCAACTTGCTAGCTGCTGGGTTGGACAAACACAGGGCAGACTTCTCTGTCCTCATATGGGACATCAGCAGTAAGTTTGCACCTGAAACAAGTGTAGTAGCTGAAAAAATTCGTCTTTCATCTGTGGATTTTGACTCAAGCTCAGTAGTGACCAAGCCATTGTATGAGTTGGGCCAGAATGATGCCTGCCTGTCCCTATGTTGGCTCCTGCGTGACCCAAAGCTGCTCTTGGCAGGCATGCATAGGAACCTTGCAATATTTGACCTGAGAAACACAAGCCAGAAAACATTTGTCAACACCAAGGCCATCCAGGGAGTGACAGTTGACCCACACTTCCATGATCGTGTGGCTTCTTTCTTTGAGGGGCAGGTGGCTATCTGGGATCTGAGGAAGTTTGAAAAGCCTGTGCTTACACTCTCTGAGCAGCCCAAACCGCTCACTAAG GTGGCATGGTGTCCAACTCGTACAGGCTTGCTGGCCACACTGACACGAGACAGCAACATCATCCGACTGTATGACATGCAACACACTCCCACACCTATTGGTGATGAGACAGAGCCCACAATCATCGAACGAAGTGTGCAGCCCTGTGAAAGCCAGATTGGCAGCTTTGCCTGGCACCCATCTTCTCAGAACCGCATGGTAGTTGTGTCAGCGGCCAACCGTGTTATGACAGACTTTACAGTTTTTGAGCGCATCTCGCTGGCTTGGAGCTCCACTACCTCACTCATGTGGGCATGTGGCAGACACTTGTACGATTGTGTAGAGGATTCACCCGAAGGACTGGAGAGCATGATTGAGAAAGATATCGCGACTAAGATGAGGCAAAGGGCTCAGTCCAGGTACGGACATGATACCGTCCAGGTGTGGAGGAAccacctgctggctggaggGAAGGATCCCCAGCTTAAGTCACTATGGTATGATCTGTTCT ATATGAAGCAGTGTGCAGAAGATATGGAGTTGAAACTGCAGGGGAACAAACAGTCTGTGGTTTATTCTGGTATCAAGAACATCATCAAGACCAGTTCAG GTACAACAGAGAGCCGCAGGTGCTGGAGTGGCTCTGAGCGGCAGACAGATGTACTGCGGTACCACAGCGAGGAGCGCTGTCTTGCCCTGCGGCTCTGTGGCTGGATCAGCAGGGGCCCTGACACTGACGTGGAGACCTTTCTTCGATCATTGGAGCAAGAACAGGAGTGGGAGCGAGCGGCTGCCGTTGCTCTGTTCAACCTGGACATCCGTCGGGCAATCCAGATTATGAACAAGGGAGCCACTGCAGAAAAGG GTGACCTAAACCTGAATGTGGTTGCCATGGCTCTGTCGGGTTACACGGATGAAAAGTCCTCCCTGTGGAGAGAAATGTGCAGCtctctgaggctgcagctgaagAACCCCTACCTCTGCATCATGTTTGCCTTTCTCACCAGTGAGCCCGGATCTTACGATGGCGTGCTG tATGAGAGCAGTGTTGCTGTGAGAGACCGAGTAGCCTTTGCCAGTATGTTTCTCAGCGACGCACAG CTGCCACGATACATTGACAAACTGACCAATGACATGAAGGAGGCAGGGAATCTGGAGGGCATCCTTCTGACGGGGCTGACTAAAGATGGTGTGGATCTGATGGAGAGCTACGTGGATCGAACCGGAGATGTCCAGACTGCTAGCTTCTGCATGCTGAAG GGTTCCCCAGGTGAGGTGTTGAAAGATCCTCGGGTCCAGTGCTGGATTGAAAACTACcggaacctgctggatgcatgGAGATTCTGGCACAAACGGGCCGAGTTTGATATCCACAGAGGAAAGCTGGACCCCAGCTCTAAACCCTTAGCTCAG GTGTTTGTGAGCTGCAACTTCTGTGGGAAGTCCATCTCCTACAGCTGCTCGGCAATGCCTCACCAGGGCCGTGGCTTCAGCCAGTATGGTGTCAGCGGCTCACCCACCAAGTCAAAAGTCACCAGTTGCCCTGGCTGTAGGAAACCTCTACCACGCTGTGCCCTCTGCCTCATGAACATGGGCACACCTGTTTCCAATTGCCCAG GAACTGGGAAGTCGGACGAGAAAGTGGACTTGACTAGGGAGAACAAACTTGCTCAGTTCAACAACTGGTTCACCTGGTGTCACAATTGTCGACATGGGGGCCATGCAGGCCACATGCTCAGCTGGTTCag AGACCACACAGAGTGCCCAGTGTCAGCTTGTACGTGCAAATGCATGCAGCTGGACACCACCGGGAACCTGGTGCCATCAGACAGCAGCTAA